From Acinetobacter suaedae, one genomic window encodes:
- a CDS encoding TonB-dependent siderophore receptor, whose amino-acid sequence MQHDSELSLFKAHPLVLAMAAIFLPSLASAQSNTENAQLPTIIVKAERDKASTSYTAETASTALPLNLKLKELPQSVSVVTQQRMQDQGLTTLVDVAENVTGLTVNRYETNRGGIYSRGFVVDNYIIDGIPTTYTLPWSSGEIFASTAIYDHIDIVRGATGLTTGTGNPSAAINMVRKRATSKVPTANIEVTGGSWNNYGVMGDIANSLNDSGTLRGRAVAKYEEGDSFTNLLSKERLTLLLTGEADLTNSTLLSVGISYQDDDPRGPMWGGLPVYFSDGTRTNLPKKTTTSQDWTRWQVKYTNWFADLTQQINDNWNVKFSYAHGKREADSKLFYVSGYPNKETGMGLSGFAGSYDVNIDQDNLTLQVDGQFDLFGRDHKVAVGYQYSNQDFTALGRTGTMTQPIESIYRWNASLAEPVWGDWTSSEKYTVKQNAVFAATQLSLLDPLKLIVGGRVTDYEKDLGAKAKKIKYEHEFIPYAGLVYDINSNYSAYVSYTSIFQPQNQKDMSNNYLDPIKGNSTEIGLKSSWFDDRLNGTLAIFNIKQDNLAQAAGQIERNGVQETYYRAAKGAESKGFELEVSGQITPNWNLTAGYSQYEATDAKGDDINTELPRKMIQTYTTYQFPNQWDALSVGAGINWQSDTYIFAKNVPAGADPKVVQGSYALVNLMAKYKINKDLSAQLNINNVFDKDYYGVFPAYGQITHGAPRNATLTFRYQF is encoded by the coding sequence ATGCAACACGATTCTGAATTGAGCTTATTTAAAGCACACCCACTTGTTCTGGCAATGGCAGCAATATTTTTACCCTCATTGGCTTCTGCTCAGTCAAATACAGAAAATGCACAGCTGCCAACGATTATTGTAAAAGCAGAGCGTGACAAAGCTTCTACCTCCTATACCGCTGAAACGGCATCGACAGCATTACCATTAAATTTAAAGCTAAAGGAACTCCCACAATCTGTTTCTGTTGTAACACAACAACGTATGCAAGATCAGGGACTCACAACTTTGGTTGATGTTGCTGAGAATGTCACAGGGTTAACGGTCAATCGTTATGAGACCAATCGAGGTGGCATATATTCACGAGGCTTTGTTGTGGATAATTATATTATTGATGGTATTCCAACAACTTATACATTGCCTTGGTCTTCTGGGGAAATCTTTGCAAGTACTGCAATCTATGATCATATTGATATTGTTCGGGGCGCAACAGGTTTGACCACAGGTACTGGTAATCCATCTGCCGCAATTAATATGGTGCGTAAACGTGCAACGAGTAAAGTTCCTACTGCGAATATTGAAGTGACTGGCGGTAGTTGGAACAATTACGGTGTCATGGGCGATATTGCAAATAGTTTAAATGACTCTGGAACATTGCGTGGGCGAGCTGTTGCGAAATACGAGGAGGGTGATAGTTTTACTAATTTATTAAGTAAAGAACGTTTAACGCTGTTACTGACAGGCGAAGCAGATTTAACAAACTCTACTTTATTATCTGTTGGGATAAGCTATCAAGATGATGATCCACGTGGGCCAATGTGGGGTGGTTTACCTGTTTATTTTAGTGATGGTACGCGAACAAACTTACCTAAAAAAACCACAACAAGTCAGGATTGGACACGTTGGCAGGTGAAGTATACCAATTGGTTTGCAGACCTTACTCAACAAATTAATGACAACTGGAATGTAAAGTTTTCTTATGCTCATGGTAAGAGAGAAGCTGATTCTAAACTGTTTTATGTCTCGGGTTATCCTAATAAGGAAACGGGCATGGGGTTATCTGGTTTTGCTGGTTCCTATGATGTAAATATTGATCAAGACAATCTTACACTGCAGGTTGATGGCCAATTTGATTTATTTGGTCGGGATCACAAAGTCGCCGTTGGCTATCAATATTCAAATCAAGATTTTACTGCACTTGGTCGTACGGGTACTATGACACAGCCTATAGAGAGCATCTATCGTTGGAATGCGTCTCTTGCTGAGCCAGTGTGGGGGGATTGGACATCTTCAGAAAAATACACCGTAAAGCAAAATGCAGTGTTTGCTGCAACGCAATTATCTTTACTTGATCCCCTTAAGCTCATTGTAGGAGGGCGTGTGACTGATTATGAAAAAGATTTAGGTGCCAAAGCAAAGAAAATTAAATATGAGCATGAGTTTATTCCTTATGCAGGGTTAGTTTATGACATTAATTCAAACTATTCTGCTTATGTGAGTTATACCAGTATCTTTCAACCGCAAAATCAAAAAGACATGAGTAATAACTACCTAGATCCAATTAAAGGCAATAGTACCGAAATTGGTTTGAAATCATCATGGTTTGATGATCGCTTAAATGGTACTTTGGCGATTTTTAATATTAAGCAAGATAATTTGGCACAGGCGGCGGGGCAGATAGAGCGAAATGGCGTACAGGAAACCTATTATCGTGCAGCAAAAGGTGCAGAGAGCAAAGGATTTGAACTGGAGGTGAGCGGACAGATCACTCCAAATTGGAATCTTACAGCAGGATATAGTCAGTATGAGGCGACAGATGCGAAAGGTGATGATATTAATACCGAACTGCCGCGTAAAATGATACAAACCTATACTACTTACCAATTTCCAAATCAATGGGATGCATTAAGTGTTGGTGCAGGTATTAATTGGCAAAGTGATACTTATATTTTTGCGAAAAATGTGCCTGCTGGTGCTGATCCTAAGGTTGTACAAGGTTCATATGCTTTGGTTAATTTAATGGCGAAATATAAAATTAACAAAGATTTGTCGGCCCAGTTAAATATTAACAATGTATTTGATAAAGATTATTACGGTGTATTCCCTGCATATGGGCAAATCACACATGGCGCACCACGAAATGCAACATTGACTTTCCGTTATCAATTCTAA
- a CDS encoding energy transducer TonB has product MLNKINFRTQLTSIWWQDPIFIGAIVVAILIHGLVLTTQFSRPAPTDTSTKEIAVSVRPSQDKVKHADFLAQTDQQGSGEFHQAHRMSTDMPAPMQTDATAGEHELESLEAIQQKRELLFEEKVLMTVLSWQKQAEQNERKKALEELQSQFQAKAAMVASLEAQYLQRQQNFSRKQRIKTVDGIQAKQDASAAYLDKFRQKVELYGNRYYPDAAKQQRLAGEVRLMVILNVQGGIRAIRLIESSGHPLLDEAARASVRRGAPFGAFDSNMKDISELRIIRTWRFDPVDAEFEVH; this is encoded by the coding sequence ATGTTGAATAAAATAAATTTTCGTACTCAACTGACTTCCATTTGGTGGCAAGATCCAATTTTTATTGGGGCGATTGTTGTTGCGATCTTGATACATGGTCTTGTACTGACAACGCAGTTTTCAAGGCCTGCACCAACTGATACTTCGACTAAAGAAATTGCTGTGTCTGTTAGGCCAAGTCAAGATAAGGTCAAACATGCGGACTTCCTAGCACAGACTGATCAACAAGGATCGGGTGAGTTTCATCAAGCACATCGTATGTCTACTGATATGCCTGCTCCAATGCAAACTGATGCAACGGCAGGGGAGCATGAGCTTGAAAGTCTCGAAGCGATACAACAAAAACGTGAGCTCCTCTTTGAGGAAAAGGTGCTAATGACGGTGTTGAGTTGGCAAAAACAAGCTGAGCAGAATGAACGTAAGAAAGCATTAGAAGAATTACAAAGTCAATTTCAAGCCAAAGCTGCGATGGTGGCAAGTTTAGAAGCGCAGTATTTACAGCGACAACAAAATTTTAGCCGTAAGCAACGTATTAAAACGGTTGATGGAATACAAGCGAAACAAGATGCATCGGCAGCTTATCTCGATAAATTTCGACAAAAAGTTGAGTTGTATGGCAATCGTTATTATCCCGATGCGGCAAAGCAACAACGCTTAGCAGGTGAAGTCCGTTTAATGGTGATCTTGAATGTGCAAGGTGGTATTCGTGCCATTCGTTTAATTGAGAGCTCAGGGCATCCACTTTTGGACGAGGCAGCTCGGGCTTCTGTTCGCCGTGGCGCACCATTTGGAGCTTTTGACAGCAATATGAAGGATATTTCTGAGCTAAGGATTATCCGAACATGGCGTTTTGATCCAGTCGATGCAGAATTTGAAGTGCATTAA
- a CDS encoding DUF3108 domain-containing protein: protein MTQKLSKVLGIATATSVAILCGSLSSHALAMTPFQANYQFSYNNKNLGSATRTLAQQGNNWTYSFNARAGGIASASETSQFSFANNKITSQKFSRTSKILVHNNTMNINFNPSAKVINTQKDDKKRSFPWKDGVLDELNAELQVREDLKNGNTLQTRYFIADSKAVDERRFIRQGTETIKTNYGTFNTIKVVLQHDKPERNTVFWLAPKLDYLPVKVTHNDGKSSYGLLLTGYTGKTN from the coding sequence ATGACACAGAAATTATCAAAAGTGCTCGGCATTGCGACAGCAACATCTGTAGCAATTTTATGTGGCAGTTTATCGAGTCATGCATTGGCAATGACCCCATTCCAAGCAAACTACCAATTTAGTTACAATAACAAAAACTTAGGTTCTGCAACACGTACACTCGCTCAACAGGGTAATAACTGGACATATTCTTTTAATGCGCGTGCTGGTGGTATCGCCTCTGCCTCTGAAACCAGTCAATTTAGCTTTGCTAACAATAAGATCACATCGCAAAAATTTAGTCGTACCAGTAAGATCTTGGTTCATAACAACACCATGAACATCAACTTTAATCCTAGTGCGAAAGTAATCAACACCCAAAAAGATGACAAAAAACGTTCTTTCCCATGGAAAGATGGTGTCTTAGATGAGTTGAATGCCGAATTACAAGTTCGTGAAGATCTTAAAAATGGTAACACCTTACAAACACGCTACTTTATTGCAGATAGTAAGGCCGTGGATGAACGCCGTTTTATTCGCCAAGGCACTGAAACCATTAAAACCAATTATGGGACTTTTAACACGATTAAAGTCGTACTTCAGCATGATAAACCAGAACGCAATACGGTATTTTGGCTCGCGCCAAAACTTGATTATCTCCCTGTCAAGGTGACACATAATGACGGAAAATCTTCGTATGGGCTTTTATTAACGGGCTATACGGGTAAAACTAATTAA
- a CDS encoding xanthine phosphoribosyltransferase, translating to MYALEQKILNEGIVLSDQVLKVDAFLNHQIDPVLMQQIGKEFAARFKDAGITKIITIEASGIAPAIMAGLELGVPVIFARKYQSLTLKDDLYRSKVFSFTKQTESTIAISNKHISSSDKALVIDDFLANGQAALGLIDLIHQANAEVVGVGIVIEKSFQPGRDVLIEKGYRVESLARVKSLTDGKVTFVTE from the coding sequence GTGTACGCTCTAGAACAGAAAATCTTAAATGAAGGTATCGTTCTATCTGATCAAGTCTTGAAAGTTGACGCTTTCTTAAACCACCAAATCGACCCTGTGCTCATGCAGCAGATCGGCAAAGAATTTGCCGCTCGTTTTAAAGATGCTGGCATTACCAAAATTATTACCATTGAAGCGTCAGGTATTGCACCTGCGATCATGGCGGGTCTAGAGCTTGGTGTGCCTGTGATTTTTGCTCGTAAATATCAATCATTGACCTTAAAAGATGATCTTTATCGTTCTAAAGTGTTTTCATTTACCAAACAAACCGAAAGTACGATTGCTATTTCGAACAAACACATTAGTTCAAGTGATAAAGCACTTGTCATTGATGACTTCTTGGCAAATGGCCAAGCGGCATTGGGCTTGATTGATCTAATCCATCAAGCAAATGCTGAAGTGGTCGGTGTTGGAATTGTAATCGAAAAATCTTTCCAACCAGGTCGTGATGTCTTAATTGAAAAAGGCTATCGTGTAGAGTCATTGGCACGCGTTAAATCCCTCACCGATGGCAAAGTAACCTTCGTGACTGAATAA
- the thyA gene encoding thymidylate synthase, with translation MRTYLDLLQHILDNGGDKGDRTGTGTRSVFGHQMRFDLSKGFPLLTTKKVHFRSIVIELLWFLKGDTNVQYLKDNKVTIWDEWATAEQTARFGRPEGELGPVYGHQWRNFGATQNEDGSYQQNGFDQIKWLINEIKTNPNSRRLIVSGWNPNEAGKVALPPCHTLFQFFVQDNKLSCQLYQRSADVFLGVPFNIASYALLTHMIAQVCGLGVGEFVWTGGDTHLYANHFEQAKLQLSRDPLPLCQLKLNPEITDIFDFKFEDIEILGYESHPAIKAPVAV, from the coding sequence ATGCGCACATACTTAGACCTTTTACAACATATTCTCGACAATGGCGGCGACAAAGGTGACCGTACAGGTACGGGTACACGTTCAGTATTTGGTCATCAAATGCGCTTTGATCTTTCTAAAGGTTTCCCCTTACTCACCACCAAGAAAGTCCATTTTCGTTCAATCGTGATTGAGCTACTCTGGTTTCTCAAAGGTGATACCAATGTTCAATATCTCAAAGACAATAAAGTTACCATTTGGGATGAATGGGCAACTGCAGAACAAACCGCTCGCTTTGGTCGTCCAGAAGGTGAATTAGGTCCAGTGTATGGACATCAGTGGCGTAATTTTGGCGCAACTCAAAATGAGGATGGCAGTTATCAACAAAATGGTTTTGATCAAATCAAATGGCTGATTAATGAAATTAAAACCAATCCTAATTCACGTCGCTTAATTGTGTCTGGATGGAATCCAAACGAGGCTGGAAAAGTTGCTTTACCGCCTTGTCATACGTTATTCCAATTTTTCGTACAAGATAATAAGTTGTCATGTCAGCTTTATCAGCGCAGTGCTGATGTGTTTTTAGGTGTGCCATTTAATATTGCTAGCTATGCGCTGCTGACACACATGATCGCCCAAGTGTGTGGCTTAGGTGTGGGAGAGTTTGTCTGGACAGGTGGTGATACGCATCTCTATGCCAATCATTTTGAACAAGCGAAATTACAACTTAGCCGTGATCCTCTACCGTTGTGCCAGCTTAAACTGAATCCAGAAATTACTGATATTTTTGATTTTAAATTTGAAGATATCGAAATCTTGGGTTATGAATCACACCCAGCAATTAAAGCACCTGTTGCAGTTTAA
- a CDS encoding dihydrofolate reductase has protein sequence MAWQGTEVVHVVAMDRNNCIGKGNALPWHISADLKHFKAITQGGVVIMGRKTLESMGRALPNRVNWVITRDPSWQFDGVKIAHSIEEALDAALTDVQHSEKASLFIIGGGEIFNQTLAIADRLELTHVDLDVQGDAHYPKISENFQKVNSELHTDEKSNIAFEFATYQK, from the coding sequence ATGGCATGGCAAGGCACAGAAGTTGTCCACGTAGTGGCAATGGATAGAAATAACTGTATTGGAAAAGGAAATGCCCTGCCGTGGCATATTTCTGCAGATCTCAAACATTTTAAAGCCATCACTCAAGGTGGTGTGGTTATCATGGGTCGTAAAACCCTTGAGTCAATGGGACGTGCATTACCGAATCGCGTAAATTGGGTGATTACGCGAGATCCATCTTGGCAATTTGATGGTGTAAAAATTGCGCATAGTATTGAGGAAGCTTTAGATGCTGCACTTACAGACGTACAACACTCTGAAAAAGCATCCTTATTTATTATTGGTGGAGGAGAGATTTTTAATCAAACACTTGCCATTGCTGACCGCCTAGAATTGACCCATGTAGACTTAGATGTTCAAGGCGATGCACATTACCCAAAAATCTCTGAGAATTTTCAAAAAGTGAACTCAGAACTACATACTGATGAAAAATCAAATATCGCCTTCGAGTTCGCGACTTACCAAAAATAA
- a CDS encoding Lnb N-terminal periplasmic domain-containing protein translates to MHEIGSREFFIGLGIWFLHSTFTLFVILSSIWLCLALWIQQPLGPIFSRLIIILWGLFALSLLGFYVSGHIFSRRTDILLYCFAFACSLFWYFSLDARQDRVWDPEVSEQLSYEKKGDIVTLHKVRNFNWYPDGRYDIHWEDRTIDLNKITGINVIASYWMGPQIAHTLVSFDFSDQKPLVFSIEIRKEKGESFSAIGGFFRKYELSLIASDEKDIVYTRSNIRQEQVYLFPIKIPAAERKALFIEYLKKADELRAEAKWYNTLTSNCTTLIFDMAQAISQQALPKDYRLLASGYLPNYLHDLKALNQNYSMKEWYQLAHINPRTEQYAKQPNQSSEYFSEIIRAGLPETE, encoded by the coding sequence ATGCATGAGATTGGATCACGTGAGTTCTTCATTGGATTAGGGATATGGTTCTTACATAGTACCTTTACTCTTTTCGTGATCCTTTCCAGTATTTGGCTATGTTTAGCCTTATGGATACAGCAACCCCTTGGTCCGATCTTTAGTCGCCTTATCATTATTCTTTGGGGTCTATTCGCACTCAGTTTGCTTGGTTTCTATGTCAGCGGACATATTTTTAGTCGACGCACTGATATTCTGCTCTATTGTTTCGCGTTCGCTTGTTCTTTGTTCTGGTATTTTTCTTTAGATGCACGTCAAGACCGCGTCTGGGATCCAGAGGTATCGGAGCAACTCAGCTATGAGAAAAAAGGCGATATTGTAACTTTGCACAAGGTACGAAACTTTAATTGGTACCCCGATGGACGTTATGACATCCACTGGGAGGATCGGACAATTGATCTAAACAAAATCACAGGAATTAATGTGATTGCCTCCTACTGGATGGGCCCCCAAATCGCACATACTCTCGTGAGCTTTGACTTCTCAGATCAAAAACCATTGGTATTCTCGATCGAAATTCGGAAAGAAAAAGGCGAATCTTTCTCTGCGATCGGAGGATTCTTTCGTAAATATGAGTTAAGCCTAATTGCATCCGACGAGAAAGATATCGTCTATACACGTAGCAATATTCGTCAAGAACAGGTTTATTTATTCCCGATCAAAATTCCTGCTGCAGAACGTAAAGCATTATTTATCGAATATCTAAAAAAAGCAGATGAACTACGCGCTGAAGCAAAATGGTATAACACCCTGACCAGTAACTGTACTACTCTAATCTTTGATATGGCACAAGCAATTAGCCAGCAAGCATTACCCAAAGATTACCGCTTACTGGCTTCTGGTTATTTACCGAATTATTTACATGATCTAAAAGCACTGAATCAGAATTACAGCATGAAAGAATGGTATCAACTGGCTCATATCAACCCACGTACTGAGCAGTATGCCAAACAGCCAAATCAAAGTAGTGAATATTTTTCCGAAATCATACGTGCTGGACTTCCTGAAACTGAATGA
- a CDS encoding META domain-containing protein, with protein sequence MLKPFLTSCTLAVAVAMTGCATTESLNTSPNASQKETINLYNRMWTATHINGIEVKSNELSNKRPSIQFDAQAKRFFGADGCNNIQGSFESQGTILRLGPVASTMMACIGKDNSDLSRQYANALAATTNYELKGHELNFLDASGQVLVSFVTVIQPLP encoded by the coding sequence ATGTTAAAGCCATTTTTAACTTCTTGTACTTTAGCGGTTGCTGTTGCAATGACTGGTTGTGCAACCACAGAATCTTTAAACACATCTCCAAATGCATCACAGAAAGAAACGATCAATTTATATAATCGTATGTGGACTGCTACACATATTAACGGTATCGAAGTTAAAAGTAATGAGCTTTCAAATAAAAGACCGTCGATTCAGTTCGATGCTCAAGCTAAACGCTTCTTTGGCGCAGATGGTTGTAACAATATTCAAGGAAGCTTCGAAAGCCAAGGCACCATTTTACGTTTAGGGCCTGTTGCATCTACTATGATGGCATGCATCGGCAAAGACAACAGTGATCTATCACGTCAATACGCAAATGCTTTAGCAGCGACCACAAACTATGAGCTAAAAGGTCATGAACTCAATTTCCTTGATGCTTCTGGGCAAGTTCTTGTAAGTTTCGTTACGGTCATTCAACCTTTACCGTAA
- the msrA gene encoding peptide-methionine (S)-S-oxide reductase MsrA has protein sequence MQQALFGGGCFWCVEAVFLQLKGVEKVVSGYAGGIVQDPSYEQVCQGNTQHAEVVLIDFDEQQISYTQLLNVFFTTHDPTTLNRQGNDIGTQYRSVIYYFNEEQKQQAEQIIQSLEDEGLNIVTELSPEPVFYPAEDYHQNFYARNPSQGYCNFSIPPKLSKLRSKFLDLLKTE, from the coding sequence ATGCAACAAGCACTGTTTGGTGGTGGATGTTTCTGGTGTGTAGAAGCAGTTTTTTTACAGCTTAAAGGCGTTGAAAAAGTAGTCAGTGGTTATGCTGGCGGTATTGTACAAGACCCAAGCTACGAACAAGTTTGCCAAGGCAACACTCAACACGCTGAAGTTGTTCTTATCGATTTTGACGAACAACAAATCAGCTATACACAACTTTTGAATGTCTTTTTTACCACCCATGACCCAACGACATTAAATCGTCAAGGCAATGATATTGGTACACAATACCGTTCTGTGATCTATTACTTTAATGAAGAACAGAAACAACAAGCTGAGCAAATTATTCAAAGCCTAGAAGATGAAGGATTAAATATTGTCACTGAGCTGAGCCCTGAACCTGTCTTTTATCCTGCTGAAGATTATCATCAAAATTTCTATGCACGTAATCCGTCCCAAGGTTATTGCAACTTTAGTATTCCACCTAAATTATCCAAACTACGCTCTAAGTTTTTAGATTTACTCAAAACTGAATAG